A window of the Brassica napus cultivar Da-Ae chromosome A2, Da-Ae, whole genome shotgun sequence genome harbors these coding sequences:
- the LOC106367772 gene encoding putative protein FAR1-RELATED SEQUENCE 10: MASKPLNNIWIRRQQCPCGDWKCYIRLEGDESTTKTEIESTTSSSPSPSSSSSSPYVGQIFRTDEEAFEHYTTFARKTGFSIRKARSTESHNLGVYRRDFVCYRSGFNQPRKKPNVQHPRERKSLRCGCDAKLYLTKQVLAIEGTTTTKTQWYVSQFSNVHNHELLEDEQVRLLPAYRKIQQTDQERILLLSKAGFPVNRIVKLLELERGVQLPFIEKDVRNFVRACKRSVQESDALLNEKRESDLMELLESCKGFAERDMGFVYEFTSDESGKVESLAWAYGECVQGYSMFGDVVVFDTSYRSITYGLLLGVFFGMDNGGNAILLGCVLLQDETCRSFTWALQTFVRFMRGGHPQTIVTDIDTGLKDAIERELPNTNHVVFMCDVASKLASWFSQDLGSHYDEFRAGFEMLCRAGSIDEFEQQWDLLVTRFGLVPDRHAALLYSCRATWSPCCVRQHFLAQTMTPEFSLSIDSFLKRIVAEPTCMQALLEEVSVAASLAKQIPQRVPYPTMKTCMPMEDHARAVLTPYAFSVLQNEMVLSLQYAVAEMANGPYILHHFKKMEGECCVFWNPENEEIHCSCKEFEHSGILCRHSLRVLAVKNCFHIPEQYFLVRWRQESSLVSEENQNGMGIGDDCVQTFQSLTETLLTESMVSKDRLDYTNQELSALIDRVRNIEPANTCISHDC, translated from the exons ATGGCGTCGAAGCCGTTGAACAACATCTGGATCCGTCGCCAGCAGTGTCCCTGCGGCGATTGGAAGTGCTACATCCGCCTCGAAGGAGACGAATCAACAACCAAAACCGAGATCGAATCAACAACATcctcatcaccatcaccatcctCATCATCCTCATCGCCTTACGTCGGCCAAATCTTCAGAACCGACGAGGAGGCCTTCGAGCACTACACCACCTTCGCCAGAAAAACCGGCTTCTCAATCCGCAAAGCGCGCTCCACGGAGAGCCACAACCTCGGCGTCTACCGCAGAGACTTCGTCTGCTACCGCTCCGGCTTCAACCAGCCTCGCAAGAAACCCAACGTCCAGCATCCGCGCGAACGCAAGTCCCTTCGCTGCGGATGCGACGCCAAGCTCTACCTAACCAAACAAGTCCTTGCAATTGAAGGAACCACGACGACGAAGACTCAGTGGTACGTTTCGCAGTTTAGTAACGTTCATAATCACGAGCTTCTGGAAGACGAGCAGGTCAGGCTCCTCCCTGCCTACCGCAAGATCCAGCAAACCGATCAGGAGAGGATCCTCCTCCTCTCCAAAGCCGGTTTCCCCGTGAACCGGATCGTGAAGCTGTTAGAGCTCGAGAGAGGCGTGCAGTTACCTTTCATCGAGAAGGACGTTAGGAACTTCGTGAGGGCGTGCAAGAGGAGCGTTCAGGAGAGCGACGCGTTGCTTAACGAGAAACGGGAGAGTGATTTGATGGAGCTTTTGGAGTCGTGTAAGGGGTTTGCTGAGAGGGATATGGGGTTTGTTTACGAGTTTACGTCGGATGAGAGTGGGAAAGTCGAGAGCTTGGCGTGGGCGTATGGGGAGTGTGTTCAGGGGTACTCTATGTTTGGGGATGTGGTTGTTTTCGATACGAGTTATAGGTCGATTACTTATGGTTTGCTTCTTGGGGTGTTCTTTGGGATGGATAATGGTGGGAATGCGATTCTTTTGGGGTGTGTGTTGCTGCAGGATGAGACTTGCCGCTCGTTTACATGGGCTTTACAG aCTTTTGTTCGCTTCATGAGGGGAGGGCATCCTCAGACAATAGTGACGGATATAGATACAGGACTTAAAGATGCTATAGAGAGGGAGCTGCCAAACACCAACCATGTGGTGTTTATGTGTGACGTTGCCTCCAAACTAGCAAGCTGGTTTTCTCAGGATCTTGGGTCGCACTATGACGAGTTTAGAGCTGGGTTTGAGATGTTGTGCCGGGCAGGGAGTATTGATGAATTTGAACAGCAGTGGGATCTCCTTGTCACTCGGTTTGGTCTTGTTCCAGATAGGCATGCGGCTTTGCTTTACTCGTGCAGAGCAACCTGGTCACCTTGTTGTGTCAGACAGCATTTTTTAGCTCAAACTATGACCCCTGAGTTTAGTCTATCTATAGATTCTTTCTTGAAAAGAATCGTCGCAGAACCAACGTGCATGCAAGCATTACTTGAAGAG GTCAGTGTTGCTGCAAGTCTAGCCAAGCAAATCCCGCAACGAGTTCCTTATCCTACCATGAAAACATGTATGCCTATGGAAGATCACGCGAGGGCAGTTCTGACGCCTTACGCCTTCAGCGTGTTACAAAATGAGATGGTTCTGTCTCTTCAGTATGCGGTAGCCGAGATGGCCAACGGTCCGTACATCTTGCATCACTTCAAGAAAATGGAAGGGGAATGCTGCGTGTTCTGGAACCCGGAGAACGAGGAGATCCATTGTTCGTGCAAGGAGTTTGAGCATTCGGGAATCTTGTGCAGGCATTCTCTTCGAGTTTTGGCCGTGAAGAACTGCTTCCATATACCGGAGCAGTACTTTCTGGTGCGGTGGAGACAGGAAAGCTCCCTTGTTAGTGAAGAGAATCAGAATGGTATGGGTATTGGCGATGACTGTGTTCAAACGTTTCAGTCGCTTACCGAAACTCTTCTAACAGAGTCTATGGTCTCAAAGGATCGGCTTGATTACACTAACCAAGAACTTTCTGCACTTATCGATCGTGTAAGGAATATTGAACCTGCTAATACTTGTATCAGTCATGACTGCTAA
- the LOC111201711 gene encoding B3 domain-containing protein REM7-like isoform X1 has product METPREPHFFKPLFPGFQSGVAIPLDFYAKHIQGAEINKPWKLRSDASDQIWEVIQEGRTLTKGWKEFTEAHDLRIGDIVIFKHEGDMVVHVTPFGPSCCEIQYTHPHIVKAEADADDAPTFSYDYCFLAEVTPTNQKDDKMFLPVEAMRCGALNQQCKEVKLVNKEGKSWTARFGFSESDGAYYINRGWRKFCRDNICTNGDLFVFNVVGVGTTTPLLCVCPERKECTELLIKHFSRIDGKSSHLTCLCCLYLQCYYFASALTCVLFFYR; this is encoded by the exons ATGGAAACTCCCCGAGAACCTCATTTCTTCAAGCCTCTTTTTCCTGGTTTTCAAAGTGGCGTCGCAATACCACTTGACTTCTACGCAAAACACATACAAGGGGCTGAGATCAATAAACCATGGAAGCTAAGATCGGACGCTTCGGATCAAATTTGGGAGGTGATCCAAGAAGGCAGGACACTCACCAAAGGTTGGAAAGAGTTCACCGAAGCACATGATCTTCGAATCGGTGACATTGTCATCTTCAAACACGAAGGAGACATGGTCGTTCATGTGACTCCTTTTGGTCCTAGCTGTTGTGAGATTCAGTATACACATCCTCACATCGTTAAGGCAGAAGCCGACGCGGATGATGCTCCTACTTTCTCATACGACTACTGCTTCTTGGCTGAGGTTACTCCTACAAATCAAAAGGACGACAAAATG TTTCTTCCTGTGGAAGCTATGAGGTGTGGTGCTTTGAACCAACAATGCAAAGAGGTCAAACTTGTCAACAAGGAGGGAAAGTCATGGACTGCGCGCTTCGGATTTAGCGAATCAGACGGCGCATATTACATCAACAGAGGGTGGAGAAAGTTCTGTCGTGATAACATATGCACCAACGGAGATTTGTTTGTGTTCAACGTGGTTGGAGTCGGGACTACAACTCCATTACTGTGTGTATGTCCGGAAAGGAAGGAGTGTACTGAACTACTGATCAAGCACTTCAGCAGAATCGATGGTAAGTCTTCTCATTTGACTTGTTTGTGTTGTCTATATCTTCAATGTTACTACTTTGCTTCTGCTTTAACTTGTGTTCTCTTCTTCTACAGGTAG
- the LOC106367767 gene encoding AT-hook motif nuclear-localized protein 14 isoform X1 yields the protein MEPNERHHHHHHHQEHHLTSPYYHPFHHHTPTTVSAAPSDNGNFPPPPIDGSSSSYHHSAPSSAPIEPVKRKRGRPRKYDTPAQALAAKKLASSASSSSAREKREQTAAAAGVSPPSKPGSKKSLSGSSGKSGQSFTPHIVNITPGEDVAQKIIHFAEQSKHELCILSASGTISDASLSHLATGTSASYQGQYEILSLSGSYIRGEHGGKTGGLSVCLSSSDGQIVGGGVGGPLKAAGPVQVILGTFQLERKKDGRNGVKGDDASGSGDLLPSSPSGAESLHGYRPVMEPSGRNSNDEHCTMTSGGAHFMMQPPQGMHMTHARPSEWDGAGYDLSVLRGKGSSENGGYE from the exons atgGAACCTAACGAAaggcaccaccaccaccaccaccaccaagaGCATCATCTCACTTCTCCTTACTACCACCCTTTCCACCACCACACTCCCACCACCGTCTCCGCCGCACCCTCCGACAATGGTAATTTTCCACCACCACCTATCGAtggatcttcttcttcctacCATCACTCCGCGCCGTCTTCAGCTCCGATTGAGCCAGTCAAGAGAAAGAGAGGTCGTCCCAGGAAGTACGACACGCCTGCTCAAGCCTTAGCTGCTAAGAAGTTAGCTTCTTCCGCTAGCAGTTCCTCCGCCagagaaaagagagagcaaaccgccgccgccgccggcGTTTCGCCTCCGTCTAAACCCGGTTCGAAAAAGTCACTTTCGGGCTCTTCCG GGAAAAGTGGACAGAGTTTTACTCCGCACATTGTTAATATAACTCCCGGTGAG GATGTGGCTCAGAAGATTATCCATTTCGCCGAGCAAAGCAAGCATGAGTTATGCATTCTTTCTGCATCTGGCACCATCTCTGATGCATCCTTGTCTCACCTCGCTACAGGAACCAGTGCATCGTATCAG GGTCAGTACGAAATCCTCTCACTGAGTGGATCTTATATTCGGGGAGAGCACGGTGGTAAAACTGGTGGCCTTAGCGTTTGTTTATCTAGTTCAGATGGTCAGATCGTTGGTGGTGGAGTTGGAGGACCCCTAAAGGCTGCTGGTCCAGTTCAG GTGATTCTTGGTACGTTTCAGCTAGAGAGGAAGAAGGATGGGAGAAACGGTGTGAAAGGAGATGATGCTTCTGGAAGTGGAGACTTGTTACCTTCTTCTCCCTCTGGCGCAGAATCTTTGCATGGATACCGTCCTGTTATGGAACCTTCTGGAAGAAACTCAAACGATGAGCATTGTACCATGACTAGTGGTGGAGCTCATTTCATGATGCAACCACCTCAGGGCATGCACATGACACATGCCCGGCCTTCAGAATGGGACGGTGCTGGGTATGATTTGTCag TACTGAGAGGAAAAGGGTCATCAGAAAATGGAGGATATGAGTAA
- the LOC106364855 gene encoding protein LIGHT-DEPENDENT SHORT HYPOCOTYLS 1: MELISQQANKNPNTLTQSTPPSSSRYENQKRRDWNTFCQYLRNHRPPLSLPSCSGAHVLEFLRYLDQFGKTKVHHQNCVFFGLPNPPAPCPCPLRQAWGSLDALIGRLRAAYEENGGPPEANPFGSRAVRLFLREVRDFQSKARGVSYEKKRKRVNRLKTQTQPPLQLQQQQEQQPQQGQSMMANYSGATV, from the coding sequence ATGGAGTTGATCTCACAGCAAGCAAACAAGAACCCTAATACCTTGACACAATCAACACCTCCTTCCTCAAGCCGGTACGAGAACCAGAAACGCCGTGACTGGAACACCTTCTGCCAATACCTCCGGAACCACCGTCCTCCGCTCTCTCTCCCGTCGTGCAGCGGCGCACATGTGCTAGAGTTCCTCCGCTACCTCGACCAGTTCGGGAAAACAAAGGTCCACCACCAAAACTGCGTCTTCTTCGGCCTCCCAAACCCTCCCGCGCCTTGCCCTTGCCCTCTCCGACAAGCCTGGGGCTCACTCGACGCCCTAATCGGCCGTCTCCGTGCCGCCTACGAGGAGAACGGTGGCCCTCCCGAGGCTAACCCCTTTGGCTCACGCGCCGTCAGGTTGTTCCTCCGTGAAGTCAGAGACTTCCAGTCCAAAGCTCGTGGTGTTAGCTacgagaagaagaggaagagagtcAACAGGCTGAAAACGCAAACGCAGCCGCCTCTTCAGCTGCAGCAACAACAAGAACAGCAGCCGCAACAAGGTCAGTCTATGATGGCTAATTACTCGGGTGCAACAGTATga
- the LOC106367773 gene encoding protein ECERIFERUM 26-like yields the protein MGISRQNRVEVRSMLTAISSKPSRSGQIHTFTALDNAMSPHTVHVIFYYPRSPFGSFDLDSVRIPLSELLSMYPPAIGRVTKNPEGILEVKCNDAGLRILKAKVSVGIDEWLRSADGHEESNLTAWEDMPEDPSTWSPFRLQINEFEGGGVAIGLSCPHMHADATTLTVLLKSWTEAQRRQCITHPPSFSPLPYNLTDTDAVNSDRDSFSKPIAGTVSTKTATATFRFSGSAFTRCVKEHSIHEISPKATPFDVFAALFWTRVALVKDKSDRVCVCVDFRRLLPNPLPYGFFGNALNFSSLEMANVVDMEIGHVARLINEHVAGLNVEKIRSGLKRAGSQRKMYGTDLTIVNMEHMIVNGEPLMYETVFEEGVKPMHVSYRIGNKGGEGVITVIPSTEKGFGRTVAVTLPEEEMSKLLSDQEILRLEPEIILKGVR from the exons atgggtATTTCCCGACAGAACCGGGTTGAAGTCAGGTCGATGCTAACCGCGATATCAAGCAAGCCATCTCGATCTGGTCAGATACACACGTTTACCGCTCTAGACAACGCTATGAGTCCACATACGGTCCATGTCATCTTCTACTACCCTCGTAGTCCATTCGGTTCCTTTGACCTCGACTCGGTTCGGATCCCGTTGTCGGAGCTCCTCTCGATGTACCCGCCCGCTATTGGTCGGGTCACCAAAAACCCGGAAGGGATCTTGGAGGTCAAGTGTAACGATGCGGGACTTCGAATCTTGAAAGCCAAAGTTTCTGTTGGTATTGATGAGTGGCTGAGATCAGCTGATGGACATGAGGAATCTAATCTAACGGCTTGGGAAGACATGCCAGAAGATCCTAGTACTTGGTCGCCGTTTCGTCTGCAG ataaatgaaTTCGAAGGAGGAGGTGTGGCTATAGGTCTGAGCTGTCCACACATGCATGCAGACGCAACAACGTTAACAGTTCTCTTAAAGTCATGGACGGAAGCTCAACGCCGTCAGTGTATTACCCATCCTCCTTCCTTTTCACCTCTGCCCTACAACTTAACGGATACTGACGCCGTTAACTCCGACCGCGACTCCTTCTCAAAGCCCATCGCTGGGACCGTTTCAACCAAAACAGCCACTGCCACGTTTAGATTCTCTGGCTCCGCCTTCACGAGATGTGTCAAGGAACACTCCATCCACGAGATATCCCCCAAAGCGACGCCGTTTGATGTGTTCGCCGCTCTTTTCTGGACACGTGTCGCTCTGGTGAAGGACAAGAGTGATCGAGTTTGTGTATGTGTGGACTTCAGGAGGCTATTGCCTAATCCGCTTCCTTACGGTTTCTTCGGTAACGCTTTGAACTTTTCATCTCTTGAGATGGCTAACGTGGTGGACATGGAGATTGGACACGTGGCACGTTTGATTAACGAACATGTGGCGGGTCTGAACGTGGAGAAAATCAGGTCCGGTCTGAAGCGGGCTGGGTCCCAAAGAAAGATGTATGGTACGGACTTGACTATTGTGAACATGGAACATATGATCGTGAATGGAGAGCCGTTGATGTACGAGACTGTGTTTGAGGAAGGTGTTAAGCCTATGCACGTGAGTTACCGGATTGGGAACAAAGGGGGAGAAGGGGTGATAACGGTGATACCATCGACGGAGAAAGGGTTTGGGAGGACGGTTGCAGTGACTTTGCCGGAAGAGGAGATGTCAAAGTTACTTTCTGATCAAGAAATCCTTCGTTTGGAACCTGAGATTATTCTAAAAGGTGTGAGGTGA
- the LOC111201711 gene encoding B3 domain-containing protein REM9-like isoform X2 has translation METPREPHFFKPLFPGFQSGVAIPLDFYAKHIQGAEINKPWKLRSDASDQIWEVIQEGRTLTKGWKEFTEAHDLRIGDIVIFKHEGDMVVHVTPFGPSCCEIQYTHPHIVKAEADADDAPTFSYDYCFLAEVTPTNQKDDKMFLPVEAMRCGALNQQCKEVKLVNKEGKSWTARFGFSESDGAYYINRGWRKFCRDNICTNGDLFVFNVVGVGTTTPLLCVCPERKECTELLIKHFSRIDGSIASTSRN, from the exons ATGGAAACTCCCCGAGAACCTCATTTCTTCAAGCCTCTTTTTCCTGGTTTTCAAAGTGGCGTCGCAATACCACTTGACTTCTACGCAAAACACATACAAGGGGCTGAGATCAATAAACCATGGAAGCTAAGATCGGACGCTTCGGATCAAATTTGGGAGGTGATCCAAGAAGGCAGGACACTCACCAAAGGTTGGAAAGAGTTCACCGAAGCACATGATCTTCGAATCGGTGACATTGTCATCTTCAAACACGAAGGAGACATGGTCGTTCATGTGACTCCTTTTGGTCCTAGCTGTTGTGAGATTCAGTATACACATCCTCACATCGTTAAGGCAGAAGCCGACGCGGATGATGCTCCTACTTTCTCATACGACTACTGCTTCTTGGCTGAGGTTACTCCTACAAATCAAAAGGACGACAAAATG TTTCTTCCTGTGGAAGCTATGAGGTGTGGTGCTTTGAACCAACAATGCAAAGAGGTCAAACTTGTCAACAAGGAGGGAAAGTCATGGACTGCGCGCTTCGGATTTAGCGAATCAGACGGCGCATATTACATCAACAGAGGGTGGAGAAAGTTCTGTCGTGATAACATATGCACCAACGGAGATTTGTTTGTGTTCAACGTGGTTGGAGTCGGGACTACAACTCCATTACTGTGTGTATGTCCGGAAAGGAAGGAGTGTACTGAACTACTGATCAAGCACTTCAGCAGAATCGATG GTAGCATTGCTTCTACCTCACGAAATTAG
- the LOC106367767 gene encoding AT-hook motif nuclear-localized protein 14 isoform X2 — MEPNERHHHHHHHQEHHLTSPYYHPFHHHTPTTVSAAPSDNGNFPPPPIDGSSSSYHHSAPSSAPIEPVKRKRGRPRKYDTPAQALAAKKLASSASSSSAREKREQTAAAAGVSPPSKPGSKKSLSGSSGKSGQSFTPHIVNITPGEDVAQKIIHFAEQSKHELCILSASGTISDASLSHLATGTSASYQYEILSLSGSYIRGEHGGKTGGLSVCLSSSDGQIVGGGVGGPLKAAGPVQVILGTFQLERKKDGRNGVKGDDASGSGDLLPSSPSGAESLHGYRPVMEPSGRNSNDEHCTMTSGGAHFMMQPPQGMHMTHARPSEWDGAGYDLSVLRGKGSSENGGYE; from the exons atgGAACCTAACGAAaggcaccaccaccaccaccaccaccaagaGCATCATCTCACTTCTCCTTACTACCACCCTTTCCACCACCACACTCCCACCACCGTCTCCGCCGCACCCTCCGACAATGGTAATTTTCCACCACCACCTATCGAtggatcttcttcttcctacCATCACTCCGCGCCGTCTTCAGCTCCGATTGAGCCAGTCAAGAGAAAGAGAGGTCGTCCCAGGAAGTACGACACGCCTGCTCAAGCCTTAGCTGCTAAGAAGTTAGCTTCTTCCGCTAGCAGTTCCTCCGCCagagaaaagagagagcaaaccgccgccgccgccggcGTTTCGCCTCCGTCTAAACCCGGTTCGAAAAAGTCACTTTCGGGCTCTTCCG GGAAAAGTGGACAGAGTTTTACTCCGCACATTGTTAATATAACTCCCGGTGAG GATGTGGCTCAGAAGATTATCCATTTCGCCGAGCAAAGCAAGCATGAGTTATGCATTCTTTCTGCATCTGGCACCATCTCTGATGCATCCTTGTCTCACCTCGCTACAGGAACCAGTGCATCGTATCAG TACGAAATCCTCTCACTGAGTGGATCTTATATTCGGGGAGAGCACGGTGGTAAAACTGGTGGCCTTAGCGTTTGTTTATCTAGTTCAGATGGTCAGATCGTTGGTGGTGGAGTTGGAGGACCCCTAAAGGCTGCTGGTCCAGTTCAG GTGATTCTTGGTACGTTTCAGCTAGAGAGGAAGAAGGATGGGAGAAACGGTGTGAAAGGAGATGATGCTTCTGGAAGTGGAGACTTGTTACCTTCTTCTCCCTCTGGCGCAGAATCTTTGCATGGATACCGTCCTGTTATGGAACCTTCTGGAAGAAACTCAAACGATGAGCATTGTACCATGACTAGTGGTGGAGCTCATTTCATGATGCAACCACCTCAGGGCATGCACATGACACATGCCCGGCCTTCAGAATGGGACGGTGCTGGGTATGATTTGTCag TACTGAGAGGAAAAGGGTCATCAGAAAATGGAGGATATGAGTAA
- the LOC106365450 gene encoding protein NRT1/ PTR FAMILY 2.8, with translation MDIESSTTLSPHVHQESTNPAPDMKHRGGWRAIKYIIANESFEKLASMSLIGNLSVYLTTKYNLGGVFLVNIINIWSGSCNFLSIPGAFVSDAYLGRFWTLLLGSISSFLGMGIIALTAALPRLRPEACKDPTNCSNPPERWQLAVLFAGLGLLAIGSGGIRPCNIAFGADQFDTDTKKGKSQLETFFNWWYFSFTVALVIALTGVVYIQTNISWVIGFVIPTACLALSVTTFLIGKHTYICAEPKGSVFADIVKVVAAACKKRKVKSGEGVTFYLGPSSDGSSATLVQDRQRLRFVEKAAVITDPNELNEEGKAKNNWRLCSVEQVKNLKCVTGILPVWVTGIACFMLTDQQNIYGILQAIQMEKTFGHNFQVPAGWMNLVSMITLAVWISLYECVILPIARQITGRKQRLNMKQRIQIGIVMGIACMLVAGFLEKARREAALKKGSFVSPVSIVMLLPQFMLAGLTEAFSAVALMEFLTVKMPEHMRAVAGAIFFLSSSIASYICTLLINVIDSVTRKEGRSWLGDKDLNKNRLEYYFFIIGGVQVLNLLYFRFFASRFVTEKNKDNRDF, from the exons ATGGACATTGAATCTTCTACAACCCTTTCACCACATGTTCATCAAGAATCTACAAACCCAGCCCCGGACATGAAGCATAGAGGAGGATGGAGAGCAATCAAGTATATTATCG CAAACGAGTCTTTCGAGAAGCTGGCGTCGATGAGCTTGATAGGGAATCTATCGGTGTATCTCACCACAAAATACAATCTTGGTGGTGTTTTCTTGGTGAACATCATCAACATCTGGTCTGGTTCTTGCAACTTTCTTAGTATCCCAGGTGCTTTTGTCTCTGATGCTTACCTCGGAAGATTCTGGACACTTCTCCTCGGTTCCATCTCctctttcctc GGAATGGGAATAATTGCTCTAACCGCGGCTCTCCCGCGTTTAAGACCCGAGGCTTGCAAAGATCCAACAAATTGTTCAAACCCGCCCGAGCGTTGGCAGCTTGCGGTTCTCTTTGCTGGTCTAGGTTTACTAGCCATAGGATCAGGAGGAATCAGACCATGCAACATTGCATTTGGAGCAGATCAATTCGATACAGACACTAAAAAGGGCAAATCTCAGCTTGAAACGTTCTTTAACTGGTGGTACTTCTCCTTCACCGTGGCTCTTGTCATTGCACTGACAGGTGTCGTCTACATACAGACGAACATCAGTTGGGTTATTGGTTTCGTGATCCCCACCGCTTGTCTTGCACTCTCAGTCACCACCTTCCTCATTGGTAAGCACACTTACATCTGTGCGGAGCCTAAGGGAAGTGTGTTCGCAGACATTGTTAAGGTTGTTGCCGCGGCTTGTAAGAAACGTAAGGTGAAATCTGGAGAAGGTGTAACATTCTACTTAGGCCCTTCTAGTGATGGATCCTCAGCCACTTTGGTCCAAGACAGACAAAG GTTAAGGTTTGTTGAGAAAGCAGCGGTAATAACTGATCCAAACGAGTTAAACGAAGAAGGAAAGGCCAAGAACAACTGGAGATTATGCAGTGTGGAGCAAGTAAAGAACCTCAAGTGCGTGACCGGAATATTACCAGTTTGGGTCACAGGAATCGCGTGTTTCATGCTAACTGACCAACAGAACATATACGGTATCCTTCAAGCGATTCAGATGGAGAAAACGTTCGGACATAACTTCCAGGTCCCAGCAGGATGGATGAATCTTGTCTCCATGATCACTCTTGCCGTCTGGATCTCACTATACGAGTGTGTCATCCTACCAATAGCGAGGCAAATCACAGGACGCAAACAAAGGCTAAATATGAAACAAAGGATCCAGATAGGTATCGTGATGGGGATCGCTTGTATGCTCGTGGCTGGTTTCTTGGAGAAGGCTCGAAGAGAAGCTGCTCTAAAGAAGGGCTCCTTTGTATCTCCTGTTTCGATTGTAATGTTGCTTCCTCAGTTCATGCTTGCTGGTCTAACCGAGGCGTTTTCGGCCGTGGCTCTGATGGAGTTTCTGACGGTTAAGATGCCTGAGCATATGAGAGCTGTAGCGGGAGCTATCTTCTTTTTGAGCTCGTCGATTGCGAGTTATATATGCACACTTCTTATTAATGTGATTGATAGCGTGACACGCAAGGAAGGGCGTTCGTGGTTAGGAGATAAAGACTTGAACAAGAACAGGCTTGAGTACTATTTTTTCATAATAGGCGGCGTTCAAGTCTTGAATCTGCTTTATTTTAGGTTTTTTGCTTCCAGGTTTGTCACTGAGAAAAACAAGGACAACAGAGATTTTTAG